A single genomic interval of Microbacterium sp. zg-Y1090 harbors:
- a CDS encoding MFS transporter has protein sequence MGTGATPHGLSRETVARYAAGSIGTGGFATLPGLVLTYYLTDNLGVTALLAGVIVTAAKVWDVVVDPLIGVWTDRDLARHGSRRRLMALGALTLPIFFALTFAAPPELGPTVAAVWVLVAFVLTATAFSLFQVPYVALPAELTDGYDARTRLLTWRVVVLTFAILLFGAGGPLLRGITGDPTTGYLVMGIVAGVVLGAGMLVATGVAGRARSRRSAMTAAGTSAAEQAALTADRAGDDRTPRFSRDASTPGGGARDNFRAGFEALQRSPAFRALLATYFLQALATGMMLAGAQYLATWVLRSEDAVSLLFVALIAPALLAALGWGRIARRVGKERAFAFAAVLFALASLSTVCALWSPGAWIYAPVAVAGIAYAGMQSLPMAMLPDVIAHDARLFGPGRAGAFGGMWTAGETAGFALGAGALAVVLAVTGYVASVAGQSVTQPEAALDGIVLSFSVVPAALVAVSLVTLAGYRLRRRDIE, from the coding sequence ATGGGCACGGGAGCGACACCGCACGGCTTGAGCCGCGAGACCGTCGCCCGCTACGCCGCCGGGTCGATCGGCACGGGGGGCTTCGCCACCCTGCCCGGCCTGGTGCTGACCTACTACCTCACCGACAACCTCGGCGTCACGGCCCTGCTGGCCGGAGTGATCGTCACCGCGGCGAAGGTGTGGGACGTGGTCGTGGACCCGCTCATCGGGGTGTGGACGGACCGCGACCTCGCCCGTCATGGTTCGCGCCGTCGACTCATGGCGCTCGGCGCCCTGACGCTGCCGATCTTCTTCGCACTGACCTTCGCGGCACCGCCGGAACTGGGACCCACCGTCGCAGCCGTCTGGGTGCTCGTGGCGTTCGTGCTGACGGCGACGGCGTTCAGCCTGTTCCAGGTGCCCTACGTCGCCCTCCCCGCCGAGCTCACCGACGGCTACGACGCCCGCACGAGGCTGCTGACCTGGCGCGTGGTCGTGCTGACCTTCGCGATCCTGCTGTTCGGCGCGGGCGGACCTCTGCTGCGCGGCATCACCGGCGACCCGACCACCGGGTACCTCGTGATGGGGATCGTGGCCGGCGTCGTGCTCGGCGCGGGCATGCTCGTGGCGACGGGCGTCGCCGGACGCGCACGGTCGCGCCGCTCGGCGATGACCGCCGCCGGGACCTCGGCCGCCGAGCAGGCCGCGCTGACGGCGGATCGCGCCGGCGACGACCGCACGCCGCGCTTCAGCCGCGACGCCTCCACCCCCGGCGGCGGCGCCCGCGACAATTTCCGCGCCGGGTTCGAGGCGCTGCAGCGCAGCCCGGCGTTCCGCGCCCTGCTCGCGACCTACTTCCTGCAGGCGCTCGCAACCGGCATGATGCTCGCCGGCGCCCAGTACCTCGCCACCTGGGTGCTGCGATCGGAGGATGCCGTCAGCCTGCTGTTCGTCGCCCTGATCGCCCCCGCCCTGCTCGCCGCCCTGGGCTGGGGCCGCATCGCGCGCCGGGTCGGCAAGGAGCGCGCGTTCGCCTTCGCCGCCGTCCTGTTCGCCCTCGCGTCGCTGTCGACGGTGTGCGCCCTCTGGTCCCCGGGCGCCTGGATCTACGCGCCCGTCGCCGTCGCCGGCATCGCCTACGCCGGCATGCAGTCGCTGCCCATGGCGATGCTCCCCGACGTGATCGCGCACGACGCGCGGCTGTTCGGCCCCGGACGCGCCGGGGCGTTCGGCGGCATGTGGACGGCGGGCGAGACCGCCGGTTTCGCGCTGGGCGCCGGCGCGCTGGCCGTGGTGCTCGCCGTCACGGGGTACGTGGCGAGCGTCGCCGGCCAGTCGGTGACGCAGCCCGAGGCCGCCCTCGACGGCATCGTGCTGAGCTTCAGCGTCGTCCCCGCCGCACTGGTCGCGGTGAGCCTCGTCACCCTCGCCGGATACCGGCTGCGCCGCCGAGACATCGAGTGA
- a CDS encoding serine hydrolase domain-containing protein yields MSTTVQPTVPAAPLEGHVDDRFAGLRDEFARQLESGEELGASLAVIVDGEPVVDLWGGWADPERTSPWQRDTITNVWSISKTVAALAALLLIDRGELDPDAPVAQYWPEFAAAGKEQVLVRHLLNHTSGVSGWAQPVEAADILDDEAAAARLAAQPGWWPAGLASGYHLLNYGTLIGEVVRRVTGRTLGQFVADELTGPLGADFWLGLPESEDHRVSNVVPPPPPQGLELLPPDSPAFKTYTGPGLAAEITWTRPWRAAGIGGAGGQGNARAVALLNSLIAQGGEASGIRLLSPATIDRVFAEHTQGVDLVLGVPLRFGLGYAVSDPASTPAIPEGRVAFWGGWGGSIVIADADRRMTFAYVMNRMSPGLIGSPRSDAYTRAVYAALNA; encoded by the coding sequence ATGTCCACCACAGTTCAGCCGACCGTTCCCGCCGCACCCCTCGAAGGGCATGTGGACGACCGCTTCGCGGGACTCCGCGACGAGTTCGCCCGCCAGCTCGAGTCGGGGGAGGAGCTCGGCGCTTCACTGGCCGTCATCGTCGACGGCGAGCCCGTCGTCGACCTGTGGGGCGGGTGGGCCGACCCGGAACGCACGTCGCCCTGGCAGCGGGACACGATCACGAACGTCTGGTCGATCTCGAAGACCGTCGCCGCGCTCGCCGCGCTGCTGCTCATCGACCGCGGGGAGCTCGACCCCGACGCTCCGGTGGCGCAGTACTGGCCGGAGTTCGCCGCCGCAGGCAAGGAGCAGGTGCTCGTGCGGCACCTGCTGAACCACACCTCGGGCGTCTCCGGCTGGGCGCAGCCTGTCGAGGCCGCCGACATCCTCGACGACGAGGCCGCGGCGGCGCGGCTCGCGGCGCAGCCCGGCTGGTGGCCGGCCGGGCTCGCCAGCGGCTACCACCTGCTGAACTACGGCACGCTCATCGGCGAAGTGGTGCGCCGGGTCACCGGGCGCACCCTGGGCCAGTTCGTCGCCGACGAGCTCACCGGGCCCCTCGGGGCGGACTTCTGGCTCGGCCTGCCCGAGAGCGAGGACCACCGCGTCAGCAATGTCGTCCCGCCCCCGCCGCCGCAGGGCCTGGAGCTGCTCCCGCCGGATTCGCCCGCGTTCAAGACGTACACCGGACCGGGCCTCGCAGCCGAGATCACCTGGACGCGACCGTGGCGGGCGGCAGGCATCGGCGGCGCCGGCGGGCAGGGCAACGCGCGGGCCGTCGCCCTGCTCAACTCGCTCATCGCGCAGGGCGGCGAGGCATCCGGCATCCGGCTGCTGTCGCCGGCGACGATCGACCGGGTGTTCGCCGAGCACACCCAGGGAGTGGATCTGGTGCTCGGCGTCCCGCTGCGTTTCGGGCTCGGGTACGCGGTGTCCGACCCGGCATCCACGCCCGCGATCCCCGAAGGCCGGGTCGCGTTCTGGGGCGGCTGGGGCGGCTCGATCGTCATCGCGGACGCCGATCGCCGCATGACCTTCGCGTACGTGATGAACCGGATGTCGCCTGGGCTCATCGGGTCACCGCGGTCCGACGCCTACACCCGGGCGGTGTACGCCGCGCTCAACGCCTGA
- a CDS encoding TetR-like C-terminal domain-containing protein → MAESADPQHRSDARRALAAALKARLRTEPLDKVTVTELTRDCGLTRQAFYYHFADVRGLAVWVFETEVAGRVRSFASDLGWADGLVRLMLYMRENRAATLAVLDGLGRSGLERFLFAQMRPITESVVDREGAPARPQDRVLVVDFYTSAVLAVVLRWVSDGMVEHPYRVVGDLEIMLHGAVHESVHRLDARALDAQERRTK, encoded by the coding sequence ATGGCCGAAAGCGCCGATCCGCAGCACCGCTCCGATGCGCGCCGCGCCCTCGCGGCCGCGCTGAAAGCCCGGCTGCGCACCGAGCCGCTGGACAAGGTGACCGTCACCGAGCTCACCCGCGACTGCGGGCTGACCCGGCAGGCGTTCTACTACCACTTCGCCGATGTGCGCGGCCTCGCGGTGTGGGTGTTCGAGACCGAGGTGGCCGGCCGCGTCCGCTCCTTCGCGTCGGATCTGGGCTGGGCCGACGGCCTCGTGCGCCTGATGCTGTACATGCGCGAGAACCGTGCCGCGACGCTCGCGGTGCTCGACGGGCTGGGCCGCTCGGGGCTCGAGCGCTTCCTGTTCGCGCAGATGCGTCCGATCACCGAGTCGGTGGTGGACCGGGAAGGCGCTCCCGCCCGCCCCCAGGACCGCGTGCTGGTGGTCGACTTCTACACCTCGGCGGTGCTCGCCGTGGTGCTGCGGTGGGTCTCGGACGGCATGGTCGAGCACCCGTACCGTGTGGTCGGCGACCTCGAGATCATGCTGCACGGCGCGGTGCACGAGTCGGTGCACCGCCTCGATGCGCGCGCCCTCGACGCGCAGGAGCGTCGGACGAAGTAA
- a CDS encoding glutaredoxin domain-containing protein, which yields MTEQTASLTVFGADWCRDCRRTKAQLDSLGVTYTYIDLEADPAAADVAREISGRMNIPVVVYPDATFHVEPANSDVEAKLRELSLV from the coding sequence ATGACCGAGCAGACCGCCTCCCTCACCGTGTTCGGCGCCGACTGGTGCCGAGACTGCCGTCGCACCAAGGCACAGCTGGACTCGTTGGGTGTGACGTACACCTACATCGACCTCGAGGCCGACCCCGCCGCAGCCGACGTCGCGCGTGAGATCTCCGGCCGCATGAACATCCCCGTCGTCGTATATCCGGATGCCACCTTCCACGTCGAGCCCGCCAACTCCGACGTGGAAGCCAAGCTGCGCGAACTCTCGCTGGTCTGA
- a CDS encoding peptidoglycan DD-metalloendopeptidase family protein has protein sequence MRCCVRFRRIDDPEECGCGPTPAEQRALASGVTRRGALTVGAFGLIAAGALAAPFAPIAFAAGYPSWDDVQRAKQNEAAKGAEIGRIEKLINDLTADVAYKQAEAERLALDYLAAQEAYEAAVERAESLQAQADAEQARALEAAQKAGRVAAQLYRNGGDDTSLELFFSGSAATADDLLARLGTMDKLLAANQAVYTDAVSARDNAQSLSDQASVAREARDELKKQAEAAMVQAQAAAEAAQAALAAQTEHLGTLQAQLAALKDNTAKTVAGYQAGVEAERKAREERERKAREAAAEAERRAREEAERIARENAARPPASGGGGGGGGGGGGGGGGGAPGGSGGGQGWVRPHGGWISSWFGNRGTICSNGYCTSGHKGIDFANGCGASIYAAAAGRVVFAAWTPSWGNYVQIDHGGGIVSAYAHIRHGGFAVGYGQNVSAGQVIAYAGDTGISQGCHLHFEIYSGGVRIDPAPFLRNRGISV, from the coding sequence ATGAGGTGCTGCGTGCGTTTCCGTCGCATCGACGACCCCGAGGAATGCGGCTGCGGTCCCACGCCCGCGGAGCAGCGCGCCCTCGCCAGCGGTGTCACCCGGCGCGGCGCACTGACGGTCGGCGCCTTCGGCCTGATCGCGGCCGGCGCCCTCGCGGCGCCCTTCGCCCCGATCGCCTTCGCCGCCGGATACCCCTCGTGGGACGACGTGCAGCGCGCGAAGCAGAACGAGGCGGCCAAGGGTGCCGAGATCGGTCGCATCGAGAAGCTGATCAACGACCTCACCGCCGACGTCGCCTACAAGCAGGCCGAGGCCGAGCGGCTGGCGCTCGATTACCTCGCGGCGCAGGAGGCCTACGAGGCGGCCGTCGAGCGCGCCGAGTCGCTGCAGGCGCAGGCGGATGCCGAACAGGCGCGAGCCCTCGAAGCCGCTCAGAAGGCGGGACGCGTCGCCGCGCAGCTCTACCGCAACGGCGGCGACGACACATCCCTGGAGCTGTTCTTCTCCGGCTCCGCCGCAACCGCCGACGATCTGCTCGCCCGCCTCGGCACGATGGACAAGCTCCTCGCCGCGAACCAGGCCGTCTACACCGACGCCGTCAGCGCCCGCGACAATGCGCAGAGCCTCAGCGATCAGGCATCCGTCGCCCGTGAAGCACGCGACGAGCTGAAGAAGCAGGCCGAAGCCGCGATGGTGCAGGCGCAGGCGGCTGCAGAGGCGGCTCAGGCCGCACTGGCCGCCCAGACTGAGCACCTCGGCACCCTGCAGGCCCAGCTCGCCGCGCTCAAGGACAATACGGCGAAGACCGTGGCCGGCTACCAGGCGGGCGTTGAGGCCGAGCGCAAAGCCCGCGAAGAGCGGGAGCGCAAGGCGCGCGAGGCAGCCGCAGAAGCCGAGCGTCGCGCCCGCGAAGAAGCCGAGCGCATCGCTCGCGAGAACGCAGCCCGGCCGCCCGCCAGTGGCGGTGGTGGCGGTGGCGGTGGTGGCGGCGGAGGCGGTGGCGGAGGCGGCGCCCCCGGCGGTTCCGGCGGCGGCCAAGGCTGGGTCCGGCCCCACGGCGGCTGGATCAGCTCCTGGTTCGGCAACCGCGGCACCATCTGCTCCAACGGATACTGCACGTCCGGCCACAAGGGCATCGACTTCGCCAACGGCTGCGGCGCCTCGATCTACGCTGCCGCCGCCGGCCGCGTGGTCTTCGCCGCATGGACGCCCAGCTGGGGCAACTACGTGCAGATCGACCACGGTGGCGGCATCGTCAGCGCGTACGCGCACATCCGCCACGGCGGCTTCGCCGTCGGGTACGGCCAGAACGTCTCCGCCGGCCAGGTGATCGCCTACGCCGGCGACACCGGCATCTCGCAGGGATGCCACCTGCACTTCGAGATCTACTCCGGCGGCGTGCGCATCGACCCCGCACCGTTCCTGCGCAACCGCGGCATCTCGGTCTGA
- a CDS encoding inorganic diphosphatase: MGAYDAVIEIPRGSRVKYEVDHGTGRVYLDRVLFTPMGYPANYGFFENTLGEDGDPLDVLVLLDRDLYPGVMAKVRPVGVLKMSDEAGGDDKVVAVLAKDPRWAHIQDVGDLDDWTKNEINHFFEHYKDLEPGKWVKVDEWADAAEAERLVSEAFTRFEEHEGETRTQGEGEAPRTV; encoded by the coding sequence ATGGGCGCGTACGACGCCGTCATCGAGATCCCGCGCGGCAGCCGCGTGAAGTACGAGGTCGACCACGGCACCGGCCGGGTGTACCTGGACCGTGTGCTGTTCACCCCCATGGGCTACCCCGCCAACTACGGGTTCTTCGAGAACACCCTCGGCGAGGACGGCGACCCGCTCGACGTGCTGGTGCTGCTGGACCGCGACCTCTACCCCGGCGTCATGGCGAAGGTGCGCCCCGTCGGCGTGCTGAAGATGAGCGACGAGGCCGGCGGCGACGACAAGGTCGTGGCCGTGCTCGCGAAGGACCCCCGCTGGGCCCACATCCAGGACGTCGGCGACCTCGACGACTGGACCAAGAACGAGATCAACCACTTCTTCGAGCACTACAAGGACCTGGAGCCCGGCAAGTGGGTCAAGGTCGACGAGTGGGCGGATGCCGCCGAGGCCGAGCGCCTGGTGAGCGAGGCGTTCACCCGCTTCGAGGAGCACGAGGGCGAGACCCGCACCCAGGGTGAGGGCGAGGCTCCCCGCACCGTCTGA
- a CDS encoding glycosyltransferase, with the protein MDLTIIVPTYNEGPNVVELLRRIGAVLDGRDFEVLFVDDSTDDTPAIVRAAAAASPFPVRLLHRDRPVDGLGGAVLEGFRMARAPWCLVMDGDLQHPPEAIPSLLERADAGDVDIVVASRYAAGGTSTGLADATRTTVSLASTLLTKSMFPRKLAGCSDPMTGFFLVDRGALDLDALHPRGFKILLEILARRQLRIGEVPFSFAQRHAGASKASFRQGLRFLTQLTALRFGRMSAFALVGGFGAVVNLAIMWGLMRLGVEYVVAAVIASEVTIIGNFLLLEYLVFADMRAESGLMRHRFAKSFLFNNAEAMIRIPVLWLLVEATHISAVLAAALTLIAAFIVRFVFHALVVYAPRRSTRAAAAAAARRRVRLGAER; encoded by the coding sequence ATGGATCTGACGATCATCGTCCCGACCTACAACGAAGGTCCGAACGTCGTCGAACTGCTCCGCCGTATCGGCGCGGTGCTGGATGGGCGTGACTTCGAGGTGCTCTTCGTCGACGACTCCACCGACGACACCCCCGCGATCGTGCGGGCCGCGGCGGCCGCGTCACCCTTCCCCGTGCGGCTGCTGCACCGCGACCGCCCGGTGGACGGGCTCGGCGGAGCGGTGCTCGAGGGCTTCCGCATGGCACGCGCGCCCTGGTGCCTGGTCATGGACGGCGATCTGCAGCATCCGCCCGAGGCCATCCCGTCGCTTCTCGAGCGAGCGGATGCCGGCGACGTCGACATCGTGGTGGCCTCCCGCTACGCCGCAGGGGGCACGTCCACCGGACTGGCCGATGCCACGCGTACGACGGTCTCGCTCGCGTCGACGCTGCTGACCAAGTCGATGTTCCCCCGCAAGCTCGCGGGGTGCTCCGACCCGATGACCGGGTTCTTCCTCGTCGACCGCGGCGCGCTCGACCTCGACGCCCTGCACCCGCGCGGATTCAAGATCCTGCTGGAGATCCTCGCCCGACGGCAGCTGCGCATCGGCGAGGTGCCGTTCAGCTTCGCGCAGCGCCACGCCGGCGCGTCGAAGGCGTCGTTCCGTCAGGGACTGCGCTTCCTCACGCAGCTCACCGCGCTGCGGTTCGGCCGCATGTCGGCCTTCGCCCTGGTCGGCGGGTTCGGCGCCGTGGTGAACCTCGCCATCATGTGGGGGCTGATGCGCCTGGGCGTCGAGTACGTCGTGGCCGCCGTCATCGCCAGCGAGGTGACGATCATCGGCAATTTCCTGCTGCTGGAGTACCTCGTCTTCGCGGACATGCGGGCCGAGTCGGGGCTCATGCGGCATCGGTTCGCCAAGTCGTTCCTTTTCAACAACGCCGAGGCGATGATCCGCATCCCCGTGCTGTGGCTGCTGGTGGAAGCGACACACATCTCGGCCGTGCTGGCGGCCGCCCTCACCCTCATCGCCGCGTTCATCGTGCGGTTCGTCTTCCATGCCCTCGTCGTCTACGCCCCGCGCCGCAGCACCCGGGCGGCGGCAGCGGCGGCCGCCCGGCGCCGAGTGCGCCTGGGCGCCGAGCGCTGA
- a CDS encoding DUF5692 family protein, translating to MFLYESIPWYSWAMFGVVLVALIALNEVTRRWKWAGIAFFVALPIFLTIFVWPNTAGEGSSTGTWFHWVKVYSALIGCLGFMLIRYVPRLAANRWMLLFPPLILAINIGEAVIRDFEVAGLQGMHDGVFMVGGPWNYMNAIAGILNLVTICGWAGIIVSRDKSKDMIWPDMMWFWVIAYDLWNFAYVYNCVGDHSFYAGAALLISCTIPAFFIKKGAWLQHRAHTLALWMMFTMAVPTFVTSSPFAVQSSHNPTALFVVSAISLAANIAVAAYQLRTIIKLRKNPLRDELYTELPQYQEVREANVPLEAPAARPVSRKTEPLATV from the coding sequence ATGTTCTTGTACGAATCGATTCCCTGGTACTCCTGGGCGATGTTCGGCGTCGTCCTGGTCGCCCTCATTGCGCTGAACGAGGTGACGCGCCGCTGGAAGTGGGCCGGCATCGCCTTCTTCGTGGCGCTGCCGATCTTCCTGACGATCTTCGTGTGGCCGAACACGGCCGGCGAGGGGTCGTCGACGGGCACCTGGTTCCACTGGGTGAAGGTCTACTCGGCCCTGATCGGATGCCTCGGCTTCATGCTCATCCGCTACGTGCCGCGCCTGGCGGCGAACCGCTGGATGCTGCTGTTCCCCCCGCTGATCCTCGCGATCAACATCGGCGAGGCCGTCATCCGCGACTTCGAGGTGGCCGGCCTGCAGGGTATGCACGACGGCGTCTTCATGGTCGGCGGCCCCTGGAACTACATGAACGCCATTGCCGGCATCCTGAACCTCGTCACCATCTGCGGCTGGGCCGGCATCATCGTGTCGCGTGACAAGTCGAAGGACATGATCTGGCCCGACATGATGTGGTTCTGGGTCATCGCCTACGACCTCTGGAACTTCGCCTACGTCTACAACTGCGTCGGTGACCACTCGTTCTACGCCGGTGCCGCCCTGCTCATCTCCTGCACCATCCCCGCATTCTTCATCAAGAAGGGCGCCTGGCTGCAGCACCGTGCCCACACCCTGGCCCTGTGGATGATGTTCACCATGGCGGTGCCGACCTTCGTGACCTCGTCGCCGTTCGCCGTGCAGTCGTCGCACAACCCGACCGCGCTGTTCGTGGTCTCGGCCATCTCGCTGGCGGCCAACATCGCCGTGGCGGCCTACCAGCTGCGCACGATCATCAAGCTGCGCAAGAACCCCCTGCGCGACGAGCTCTACACCGAGCTGCCCCAGTACCAGGAGGTGCGCGAGGCGAACGTTCCTCTTGAGGCGCCGGCCGCCCGGCCGGTCTCCCGCAAGACGGAGCCGCTGGCCACGGTCTGA
- a CDS encoding LysE family translocator yields MIPMENLVAFLAASVIIIVIPGPSVLFVIGRSLALGRRAGVLSMVGNALGTIPAVVAVAFGVGAIVASSVVAFTVIKIVGALYLVHLGLQALRHRHAYAQGGGRMPASASGLLLQGFTVGATNPKTIAFFVAVLPQFVAPAAGAVWVQLLLLGLTFQLLALVCDSVWALAAGSARTWFEGSPRRLSTLSAAGGVMMIGLGGALAFTGSSG; encoded by the coding sequence ATGATCCCGATGGAGAACCTCGTCGCCTTCCTGGCCGCGTCGGTGATCATCATCGTCATCCCCGGGCCGAGCGTGCTCTTCGTCATCGGTCGCTCGCTGGCCCTCGGCCGTCGAGCCGGCGTGCTCAGCATGGTGGGCAACGCCCTGGGCACGATCCCCGCGGTGGTGGCCGTCGCGTTCGGTGTGGGTGCGATCGTCGCGTCGTCGGTCGTCGCCTTCACCGTGATCAAGATCGTCGGCGCCCTCTACCTGGTGCACCTCGGGCTGCAGGCTCTTCGTCATCGGCATGCGTACGCGCAGGGCGGCGGGCGGATGCCGGCATCCGCCTCGGGCCTGCTTCTGCAGGGCTTCACCGTCGGAGCGACCAACCCCAAGACGATCGCCTTCTTCGTCGCGGTCCTCCCCCAGTTCGTCGCCCCCGCAGCAGGCGCGGTCTGGGTGCAGCTTCTGCTGCTGGGCCTCACCTTCCAGCTGCTGGCGCTCGTCTGCGACAGCGTGTGGGCACTCGCGGCCGGAAGCGCGCGCACGTGGTTCGAAGGATCGCCGCGGCGGCTGTCGACGCTCTCCGCGGCAGGCGGAGTGATGATGATCGGGCTCGGTGGGGCTCTCGCCTTCACCGGATCCTCGGGGTGA